Proteins from a single region of Chryseobacterium sp. T16E-39:
- the aroB gene encoding 3-dehydroquinate synthase, translating to MITLLNNQFSQLNTFLHERSFSKIFILVDENTHEYCLPVLLGNMETDLAFEILEIEAGEEMKNIQTANQLWEILTEMQADRKALVINLGGGVITDMGGFVASTYKRGIQFINIPTTLLSMCDASIGGKTGIDLMHYKNMVGTFTFPEQIFVYPQFLETLPFKELRSGFAEMLKHGLIADKLHWDNLIKIQKLDVESLLPHIQTSMAIKQDVVDQDFHEKNIRKTLNFGHTIGHAIESSCLEQGNPILHGEAVAAGMICEAHLSHLEGLISKEDSEMIIDNVRRYYPYLDISDFKDENLLALLLNDKKNTEKKINFSLLSAIGSCVFDHQCSQENIEKSLHFYRKLNDA from the coding sequence ATGATAACACTATTAAATAATCAGTTTTCTCAGTTAAATACCTTTTTACATGAAAGATCTTTCAGTAAAATTTTTATTTTAGTTGACGAAAACACACACGAATACTGCCTTCCTGTTCTTTTAGGCAATATGGAAACGGATCTTGCCTTCGAAATTTTAGAAATAGAAGCTGGTGAAGAAATGAAAAATATCCAAACCGCTAATCAGCTTTGGGAGATTCTTACAGAGATGCAGGCCGACAGAAAAGCATTAGTCATTAATCTTGGTGGTGGTGTTATTACAGACATGGGTGGATTTGTAGCTTCCACTTATAAAAGAGGAATTCAGTTTATCAATATACCGACTACTCTTTTATCCATGTGCGACGCTTCTATTGGAGGAAAAACAGGAATCGATTTGATGCATTATAAAAATATGGTAGGAACATTCACTTTTCCGGAACAGATTTTTGTATATCCTCAGTTTTTAGAAACCCTTCCCTTTAAAGAGTTAAGAAGCGGATTTGCAGAAATGCTAAAGCATGGATTAATTGCAGATAAGCTCCATTGGGATAATTTAATAAAGATCCAAAAGCTGGATGTAGAATCACTTCTTCCCCATATTCAGACTTCAATGGCTATAAAGCAAGATGTGGTGGATCAGGACTTCCATGAAAAAAATATCAGAAAAACTCTGAACTTTGGACATACTATTGGTCATGCTATTGAAAGTTCCTGCCTGGAACAGGGTAATCCGATCCTTCATGGTGAAGCTGTTGCTGCAGGAATGATTTGTGAAGCCCATCTTTCTCATCTTGAAGGTTTAATTTCAAAAGAGGATTCAGAAATGATCATCGATAATGTGAGAAGGTATTATCCTTATTTAGATATCAGTGACTTTAAAGACGAAAATCTATTGGCATTATTATTAAATGATAAAAAGAATACCGAAAAGAAAATTAATTTTTCGTTACTTTCCGCAATAGGATCATGTGTTTTTGATCATCAATGCAGCCAGGAAAATATAGAAAAATCATTGCATTTTTACAGAAAATTGAATGATGCTTAA
- a CDS encoding porin family protein, with the protein MKKLLLGLAVIASSLTFAQTFGVKAGLNISTISGGGDTKAKAGFYGGVLMNVPVASSFSIQPEILYNGVGVKEDRNNGGKLNLSYISVPVMFQYNATPQFYLEAGPQFSFLIDSTLKRNSVSVDAKDLIKGFDFGVGLGAGYFFTKNIGVNVRYVAGVVNVFKEIGGIQADGKNNVFQVGLAYKFNK; encoded by the coding sequence ATGAAAAAATTATTATTAGGCTTAGCAGTCATTGCAAGTTCATTAACGTTTGCTCAAACATTTGGGGTAAAAGCAGGTCTTAACATTTCAACCATTTCTGGAGGTGGAGACACTAAAGCAAAAGCAGGATTCTATGGTGGTGTATTAATGAATGTACCTGTTGCATCAAGCTTTAGTATACAACCTGAGATCTTGTATAATGGTGTAGGAGTTAAAGAAGACAGAAATAATGGCGGAAAATTAAATTTAAGTTATATTTCAGTTCCAGTAATGTTTCAATATAATGCAACTCCACAATTTTATCTGGAAGCTGGACCTCAATTCAGTTTTCTGATTGATTCTACACTCAAAAGAAATTCAGTATCAGTAGATGCCAAAGATCTTATAAAAGGTTTTGATTTTGGTGTTGGCTTGGGTGCCGGATATTTCTTTACAAAGAATATTGGTGTTAATGTAAGATATGTTGCTGGTGTGGTTAATGTTTTCAAAGAAATTGGAGGAATTCAGGCAGACGGAAAAAACAATGTATTCCAGGTTGGTTTAGCTTACAAATTCAACAAATAA
- the pncA gene encoding bifunctional nicotinamidase/pyrazinamidase — protein MKKALIIVDVQNDFCEGGALAVPGANEIIPYINLLMEENEYDQIVLTQDWHPADHKSFASNNGKKVGESIILGGVPQFMWPDHCIQGTFGAEFHKDLNRDKVTHIIQKGKNTEIDAYSGFQDNNHFMKTGLDDFLKYHDIQLLEIVGLAMDYCVKFTCTDAVANGYVTCLHFNGTRAVNVKPDNGRDAIYEMIQKGVTILG, from the coding sequence ATGAAAAAAGCATTAATAATAGTAGATGTACAGAATGATTTTTGTGAAGGCGGAGCCTTAGCTGTTCCGGGAGCTAATGAAATTATTCCTTATATCAACCTTCTGATGGAAGAAAATGAATATGATCAAATTGTTCTGACACAAGACTGGCATCCTGCGGATCATAAAAGCTTTGCCAGCAATAATGGGAAAAAGGTAGGAGAAAGTATTATTTTAGGAGGCGTTCCACAATTTATGTGGCCAGATCATTGTATTCAGGGAACTTTTGGAGCAGAATTTCACAAAGATCTTAACAGAGATAAGGTAACACACATTATTCAAAAAGGTAAAAATACCGAGATCGATGCATACAGCGGTTTTCAGGATAACAATCATTTTATGAAAACAGGACTCGATGATTTCTTGAAATACCACGACATCCAATTACTGGAAATCGTAGGCTTAGCAATGGATTATTGCGTGAAATTTACCTGTACAGATGCTGTGGCTAATGGATATGTCACTTGCCTGCATTTTAACGGGACAAGAGCTGTTAATGTAAAGCCCGATAACGGCAGGGATGCTATTTATGAAATGATTCAGAAGGGAGTGACTATTTTAGGATAG
- a CDS encoding amidase, whose amino-acid sequence MKKIILSAAFLYAFFGKAQNKSANEFKYLEYDIQKIQSLYKSNKTSVKEVVEAYLKRINEVDKNGVQLNSIITINPDALKIADSLDHLKAKLKDKPLFGIPVLLKDNIDTHDKMPNTAGSLALKNSFPLQDSYLAKKLREAGAVIIGKTNLSEWANFRGKKSTSGWSGLGGLTKNPYILDRNTCGSSAGSGAAISANLGIIAIGTETNGSIVCPSSLNGVVGLKPTVGLISRKGIIPISSTQDTAGPMARTVKDIAISLGTMVGEDKNDIKTVGSTHFLHKDYTQFLTLNGLKGKRFGYVKSITNGASKKVDQLFLQTLQVLKDHGAILVEIENELLSDDVHESSFKLMVDEYKDGLNDYFASLGPNAAIKNIDELIAFNKNSKEELQYFGQEFLELSAKSKGTKDENYVKAVKTAQEGSQEKGIDLAMKKYNLDAIIAPTTTEAWKTDLKNGDHYTFGSADAAAIAGYPSITLPMGYIDELPVGISFFAEKWQEGKLITMAYTFEQMNPQRKVPQFLSGK is encoded by the coding sequence ATGAAAAAAATCATTCTATCAGCTGCTTTTCTCTATGCATTTTTTGGGAAGGCCCAAAACAAATCGGCTAATGAGTTCAAATATCTGGAATATGATATTCAAAAGATTCAAAGCTTATACAAAAGCAATAAAACTTCCGTAAAAGAAGTTGTTGAAGCTTATTTGAAACGTATTAACGAGGTTGACAAAAATGGAGTTCAATTAAATTCGATCATTACCATTAATCCTGATGCTCTGAAAATTGCAGATTCTCTCGATCATCTCAAAGCAAAATTGAAGGATAAGCCTTTGTTTGGAATTCCTGTTTTGTTGAAAGACAATATTGACACCCATGACAAAATGCCTAATACTGCGGGTTCCCTTGCTTTGAAAAATTCTTTTCCGTTACAGGATAGTTATCTTGCCAAAAAATTAAGAGAAGCAGGTGCAGTAATTATTGGGAAAACCAATCTGAGTGAATGGGCTAATTTCCGGGGTAAAAAATCAACCAGTGGATGGAGCGGTTTAGGCGGATTAACTAAAAACCCTTATATCCTGGATAGGAATACGTGTGGTTCAAGTGCTGGTTCAGGAGCTGCTATTTCTGCCAATCTTGGAATTATAGCAATTGGCACAGAAACCAATGGTTCTATCGTTTGTCCTTCAAGTCTTAATGGAGTTGTAGGTTTGAAACCTACGGTTGGATTAATTTCCAGAAAAGGAATTATTCCCATCTCAAGCACACAGGATACGGCCGGACCAATGGCCAGAACAGTAAAAGATATTGCCATCAGTCTTGGAACAATGGTTGGTGAAGATAAAAATGACATTAAAACGGTAGGCTCTACTCATTTTTTACATAAAGATTACACCCAATTTCTAACATTAAATGGACTCAAAGGCAAAAGATTCGGATATGTGAAAAGTATCACCAATGGAGCAAGCAAAAAAGTGGATCAGCTATTTTTGCAGACATTACAGGTTTTAAAAGATCATGGTGCTATACTTGTTGAAATAGAGAATGAATTACTTTCCGATGACGTACATGAGAGTTCTTTTAAACTAATGGTTGATGAATATAAAGACGGTCTCAACGATTACTTTGCTTCTTTAGGTCCAAATGCAGCCATAAAAAATATTGATGAACTGATTGCTTTCAATAAAAACAGTAAAGAAGAGCTTCAATATTTCGGGCAGGAATTTTTAGAACTTTCAGCTAAAAGTAAAGGGACCAAAGATGAAAACTATGTAAAAGCCGTAAAAACAGCACAGGAAGGAAGTCAGGAAAAAGGAATTGATTTAGCTATGAAAAAATATAATCTTGATGCCATCATTGCTCCCACAACTACAGAAGCCTGGAAAACAGATCTGAAAAATGGTGACCACTATACCTTTGGAAGTGCAGATGCTGCTGCTATTGCAGGATACCCAAGCATCACTTTACCAATGGGATACATTGATGAATTACCCGTTGGTATTTCATTTTTTGCTGAAAAATGGCAGGAAGGAAAACTGATTACAATGGCCTATACCTTTGAACAAATGAATCCACAGAGGAAAGTACCTCAGTTCTTAAGTGGAAAATAG
- a CDS encoding pseudouridine synthase — protein MTNASEGRERKTFGKSAPKRGGKSFDTRDKYERGSLKYGRRPSSGNEKAEDKTRSFVQKRRLNKIDKDIHKDTIRLNKYIANSGICSRREADELITQGLVEVNGKVVTEMGYQVQKSDKVIFDGQNITPEKPVYVLLNKPKGYISTTKDDKARKTVMDLVSNASPYRVFPVGRLDRSTTGVILLTNDGHMTKKLTHPSFDAKKIYHVTLDKKLTGEDMKLIAEGIRLDEGVATVDQISYIEGKPKNEIGIEIHIGWNRVIRRIFQRLGYEVEALDRVMFAGLTKKNIKRGHWRILSELEVNNLKML, from the coding sequence ATCACTAATGCAAGTGAAGGGAGAGAAAGAAAAACTTTTGGAAAATCAGCCCCCAAAAGAGGCGGGAAAAGTTTTGATACGAGAGATAAATATGAAAGAGGAAGCTTAAAGTACGGCAGAAGACCTTCTTCCGGAAATGAGAAAGCTGAAGATAAGACCAGATCTTTTGTACAAAAAAGAAGACTGAACAAAATAGATAAAGATATCCATAAGGATACGATCCGCCTTAATAAATATATTGCCAATTCAGGAATATGCAGCAGGAGAGAAGCAGATGAACTGATCACACAAGGATTGGTGGAAGTAAACGGAAAAGTAGTTACAGAAATGGGCTATCAGGTTCAGAAAAGTGATAAAGTAATTTTTGACGGACAAAATATTACTCCGGAAAAACCTGTTTATGTACTTTTAAATAAACCGAAAGGATATATTTCTACAACAAAAGATGATAAAGCGAGAAAAACAGTAATGGATCTTGTTTCCAATGCTTCACCTTATCGTGTTTTCCCAGTGGGAAGATTAGACCGTTCTACAACTGGTGTTATTCTTTTGACAAATGATGGACATATGACAAAGAAATTGACTCATCCATCTTTTGATGCCAAAAAAATCTATCATGTCACTTTAGATAAAAAATTAACTGGTGAAGATATGAAACTGATTGCCGAAGGGATCCGTCTTGACGAAGGAGTGGCTACTGTAGATCAGATTTCATACATCGAAGGAAAACCTAAGAATGAGATTGGTATTGAAATTCATATCGGATGGAACCGTGTGATCAGAAGAATCTTCCAGAGATTAGGATATGAAGTAGAAGCTCTGGACAGAGTAATGTTTGCAGGATTAACGAAGAAGAATATTAAGAGAGGACACTGGAGAATTCTTTCGGAATTGGAAGTGAATAACTTGAAAATGCTTTAA
- a CDS encoding porin family protein — protein sequence MNKLFLGLAIVAGSLAFAQETQTTTATITPVNKEKDPITFGIKGGANSAQFSEQQLSANNQKIGFNAGAFVNIPLSKQFSVQPEVLYNQLGAKSVLSSSEVTTGATTVKTQRDFKTTLNYISVPVMVQFKPVDNFYIEAGPEFSYFIDGKNKGETTVTSTTNSIATTQKTSVSETINKDDINRFNFGLGLGLGYYFTPHLGINARYVNSLTKIEKSRPAADNNNRVFQLGLNYKF from the coding sequence ATGAATAAGTTATTTCTAGGACTAGCGATAGTTGCTGGTTCATTAGCTTTTGCTCAGGAAACACAAACAACAACTGCTACTATTACTCCGGTTAATAAGGAAAAGGATCCAATTACATTTGGTATTAAAGGTGGTGCTAACTCCGCTCAATTTAGTGAGCAGCAATTAAGTGCAAACAATCAGAAAATAGGATTTAACGCGGGTGCTTTTGTAAATATCCCACTTTCTAAACAATTCAGCGTACAGCCTGAAGTATTATACAACCAATTGGGAGCAAAAAGCGTTCTTTCTTCTAGTGAGGTAACAACAGGTGCTACCACTGTAAAAACTCAACGTGACTTTAAAACAACGTTGAATTATATTTCAGTACCGGTGATGGTTCAATTTAAGCCAGTGGATAATTTCTACATTGAAGCAGGTCCTGAATTCAGTTATTTCATCGATGGAAAAAACAAAGGTGAAACGACGGTTACAAGTACTACCAATAGTATCGCAACTACTCAGAAAACATCAGTTTCTGAAACGATCAATAAAGATGATATCAACAGATTCAACTTTGGATTAGGTCTTGGTTTAGGATATTACTTTACGCCTCACTTAGGGATCAATGCAAGATATGTGAATAGCTTGACTAAAATTGAAAAAAGCAGACCAGCAGCTGATAATAACAACAGAGTATTTCAGTTAGGTTTGAACTATAAGTTTTAA
- a CDS encoding porin family protein encodes MKKLILGLAVTASSLAFAQQTTSNSTSSSNPVTFGVKGGMNVSSLSKGADLSDSKSKIGFNAGVFANIPLASSFSIQPEVLYNDLGSKVTREYSVLGNNFKDESSRNLGYIAVPVMFQYNATPEFFLEAGPEFGFLVSAKDKFKSSTNNNTSTRTTSLNKDNFNTFNFGIGIGAGYYFTQNLGVTARYTAGLTDIYKNNNGDAVRNNVFQVGLAYKFK; translated from the coding sequence ATGAAAAAGTTAATTTTAGGATTAGCAGTAACTGCGAGTTCATTAGCATTTGCTCAACAAACAACTTCAAATTCTACTTCATCTTCTAACCCGGTTACATTTGGGGTAAAAGGTGGTATGAACGTTTCATCTCTTTCAAAAGGAGCTGATCTAAGTGATTCTAAATCTAAGATCGGTTTTAATGCAGGTGTTTTTGCAAACATCCCTTTAGCAAGTTCATTTAGTATTCAACCAGAGGTATTGTATAACGACTTAGGTTCAAAAGTAACCAGAGAATATTCAGTACTAGGAAACAACTTCAAAGATGAATCTTCTAGAAATTTAGGATATATTGCTGTACCGGTAATGTTCCAGTATAACGCAACACCTGAATTTTTCTTAGAAGCAGGTCCGGAATTTGGATTCCTTGTTAGTGCTAAAGATAAATTTAAAAGCTCAACCAATAACAATACAAGTACACGAACTACAAGCCTTAACAAAGACAACTTTAATACATTTAACTTTGGGATAGGTATTGGAGCTGGATATTACTTCACTCAAAACCTTGGAGTTACAGCTAGATATACTGCAGGATTAACAGATATCTACAAAAACAATAATGGTGATGCAGTAAGAAATAATGTATTCCAGGTAGGTTTAGCTTATAAATTCAAATAA